In Gemmatimonadaceae bacterium, one DNA window encodes the following:
- a CDS encoding dienelactone hydrolase family protein produces the protein MFRRSPVAAALLLASACTIQSTPGAASYSQLPSTGMRSGSMGGMEMRGMDDHSAHMRAEDLKSPTLGRYATVQDLSLPASNNAAPDRLKASNRHSEWVKFPVAPGSKDSVMAWVVFPFSKTSTQKAPVVVVVHEIFGLSTWVRGVADQAAADGFIAIAPDFLSRVRGGPTTVELAADSARKIIAGVNTTERNAIISAAANYAMMLPSAQQKYAVIGYCWGGQTVWAHAVNGGVKGYSGGVAFYGAPYTKAGQPATATTAAVPATVDGDSLQKISKPVMLLNGSKDARIGALMPAIDSAMKALKKDYAGTNYEGAVHGFLRAQNDPKAQRDEAEEAANYAATKDGWPKTVAFLKRVLK, from the coding sequence ATGTTCCGTCGTAGCCCCGTCGCCGCCGCCCTGCTGCTGGCGAGCGCCTGCACCATTCAGAGCACCCCCGGAGCCGCGTCCTACTCGCAGCTCCCGTCCACTGGCATGCGGTCCGGCAGCATGGGCGGCATGGAGATGCGCGGCATGGACGACCACAGTGCGCACATGCGCGCCGAGGATCTCAAGTCGCCCACGCTCGGCCGCTATGCCACCGTGCAAGACCTGTCGCTGCCAGCCAGCAACAACGCGGCGCCCGATCGACTCAAGGCGAGCAACCGCCACAGCGAATGGGTGAAGTTCCCCGTGGCGCCGGGCTCCAAGGATTCGGTGATGGCGTGGGTGGTCTTCCCGTTCAGCAAGACCTCCACGCAGAAGGCACCGGTCGTGGTGGTGGTGCACGAGATCTTCGGACTCTCCACGTGGGTGCGCGGCGTGGCGGACCAGGCGGCGGCCGATGGGTTCATCGCGATCGCCCCGGACTTCCTGTCGCGCGTCCGCGGTGGCCCGACGACGGTGGAGCTGGCGGCGGATTCCGCGCGCAAGATCATCGCCGGCGTCAACACGACCGAGCGCAATGCCATCATCAGTGCGGCGGCGAACTACGCCATGATGCTGCCGAGTGCACAGCAGAAGTACGCGGTCATCGGCTACTGCTGGGGCGGACAGACGGTGTGGGCCCACGCCGTCAACGGGGGCGTGAAGGGCTATAGCGGTGGCGTCGCCTTCTACGGCGCGCCGTACACCAAGGCTGGCCAGCCGGCCACGGCCACCACGGCCGCCGTACCGGCTACGGTGGACGGGGATTCGCTGCAGAAGATCAGCAAGCCGGTGATGCTGCTCAACGGCTCGAAGGACGCCCGCATCGGCGCCCTGATGCCCGCGATCGACTCGGCGATGAAGGCCCTCAAGAAGGACTACGCCGGCACCAACTACGAAGGCGCCGTGCACGGCTTCCTGCGCGCGCAGAACGATCCCAAGGCGCAGCGTGACGAAGCGGAAGAAGCCGCGAACTACGCGGCGACAAAGGATGGGTGGCCGAAGACGGTGGCGTTCTTGAAGCGGGTACTGAAGTAA
- a CDS encoding Lrp/AsnC family transcriptional regulator, whose translation MDALDVRLVSLLRENARLSVATLAKQLGVSRGTVQNRIDRLVEQRVLLGFTVKTAAEAGAHRIRAITTIRTEGDADVVLRTIRGYPAVRALHTTNGRWDIVAELATDTLQEFDEVLRQIGKVKGVANTETSLLLSTHK comes from the coding sequence ATGGACGCTTTGGACGTACGGCTGGTCTCCCTGCTGCGCGAGAACGCGCGCCTGAGCGTGGCCACGCTGGCCAAGCAGCTCGGCGTGTCGCGGGGCACGGTGCAGAACCGCATCGACCGTCTCGTGGAGCAGCGGGTGCTGCTGGGCTTCACCGTGAAGACCGCCGCCGAAGCCGGCGCCCACCGCATTCGCGCCATCACGACCATTCGCACCGAAGGCGATGCCGACGTGGTGCTGCGCACCATCCGCGGCTACCCCGCGGTCCGCGCGCTGCACACGACCAACGGACGCTGGGACATCGTCGCCGAACTCGCCACCGACACGCTGCAGGAGTTCGACGAAGTGCTGCGGCAGATCGGAAAGGTGAAGGGGGTGGCGAATACGGAGACGAGTTTGCTGCTGAGTACGCACAAATAA
- the rocF gene encoding arginase, with translation MTISGPAPLPSIIELIGVPLDLGASRRGVDMGPSAMRLSSLVKQLQGLGYDVRDTGNVLVPDRASVADAFDERLAAIAAVCAEVATRTATAVRQGVTPLVLGGDHSLAAGSAAGTACALRERGERMGLIWLDAHADLNTPATSLSGNIHGMPVAHLLGMGAPSLIHLAGDEPAVQAQHLAYVGLRDLDAAEQHAIRELGIRAFTMRDIDERGLRAVMDDAIAIATNGTGGVHVSCDADWVDPREAPGVGTPVRGGATLREAHLAMEIIHDSGAMRAMDLVEVNPILDHRNATAELCADLIASAFGRHIL, from the coding sequence ATGACGATCTCCGGCCCCGCCCCCCTGCCCAGCATCATCGAGCTGATCGGTGTCCCCCTCGACCTCGGCGCCAGCCGCCGCGGCGTGGACATGGGGCCATCAGCCATGCGCCTCTCGAGCCTGGTCAAGCAGCTCCAGGGGCTCGGCTACGACGTGCGCGACACCGGGAATGTCCTCGTCCCCGACCGCGCCTCCGTGGCCGACGCGTTCGACGAACGTCTGGCCGCCATCGCCGCCGTCTGCGCCGAGGTGGCGACGCGCACCGCCACCGCCGTGCGTCAGGGCGTCACGCCGCTCGTGCTGGGCGGCGACCACTCGCTCGCCGCGGGGTCGGCCGCCGGCACCGCCTGCGCGCTGCGTGAGCGTGGCGAGCGCATGGGGCTCATCTGGCTCGACGCACACGCCGACCTGAACACGCCGGCGACCAGCCTCTCCGGCAATATCCATGGCATGCCCGTCGCGCATCTGCTCGGGATGGGGGCGCCAAGTCTCATTCATCTGGCGGGCGATGAACCGGCCGTGCAGGCGCAGCATCTCGCCTACGTGGGGCTGCGTGATCTCGACGCGGCCGAACAGCACGCCATCCGTGAGCTCGGTATTCGCGCCTTCACCATGCGCGACATCGATGAACGCGGCCTCCGCGCCGTGATGGACGACGCCATCGCCATCGCCACCAATGGAACCGGCGGCGTGCATGTCTCGTGCGACGCCGACTGGGTGGACCCTCGCGAGGCCCCCGGCGTCGGCACGCCCGTGCGCGGCGGCGCCACGCTCCGCGAAGCGCATCTCGCGATGGAGATCATCCACGACAGCGGCGCCATGCGCGCCATGGACCTCGTGGAGGTCAACCCGATTCTCGACCACCGCAACGCCACCGCCGAACTGTGCGCCGATCTGATCGCGAGCGCCTTCGGCCGCCACATTCTCTGA
- the rocD gene encoding ornithine--oxo-acid transaminase, which produces MSRTEQLIAQEERWGAHNYHPLDLVIAEAQGAWVTDVDGTRYLDCLSAYSAVNQGHAHPRLVAAMVAQAHRVTLTSRAFRNDQLGAFCEALATRCRKDMVLPMNTGAEAVETAIKAARRWGYRVKGIAADRAQIIAFTGNFHGRTSTLVGFSSEPAYRADFGPFAPGFTLVPFGDLDAVRAAITPETCAVLVEPIQCEAGVILPPDGFLAGLRTLCSDHRILLMADEIQTGLGRTGAMFACDHEQVTPDVYILGKALSGGMYPVSAVVADADILGLFEPGSHGSTYGGNPLGCAVACEALQVIDDEQLVERSARLGAWLLGELRTLTHPAIKAVRGRGLMCAIELHEPARPWCEALQQRGVLCKETHGTVIRLSPPLVIAEEDLRWAVDQLRAVFDRVADC; this is translated from the coding sequence CTGTCCCGTACCGAACAGCTGATCGCGCAGGAAGAGCGCTGGGGTGCGCACAACTACCATCCGCTGGATCTGGTGATCGCGGAGGCGCAGGGCGCGTGGGTGACGGATGTGGATGGCACGCGCTATCTCGATTGCCTGAGCGCGTACTCGGCGGTGAATCAGGGGCACGCGCATCCGCGCCTGGTGGCCGCGATGGTGGCGCAGGCGCACCGGGTGACGCTGACCTCGCGCGCGTTCCGCAACGACCAGCTGGGCGCGTTCTGCGAAGCGCTCGCGACGCGGTGCCGCAAAGACATGGTGCTGCCCATGAACACCGGCGCGGAAGCCGTGGAGACCGCCATCAAGGCCGCGCGGCGTTGGGGCTACCGCGTGAAGGGCATCGCCGCCGATCGCGCGCAGATCATTGCCTTCACCGGCAACTTTCACGGACGCACGAGCACGCTCGTGGGCTTCTCGAGCGAACCCGCGTATCGCGCCGACTTCGGTCCGTTCGCGCCCGGCTTCACGCTGGTCCCGTTCGGTGACCTCGACGCTGTGCGCGCCGCGATCACCCCGGAGACCTGCGCCGTGCTCGTGGAGCCGATCCAGTGCGAAGCGGGCGTGATCCTCCCACCCGATGGCTTCCTCGCCGGGCTGCGCACGCTCTGCAGCGACCACCGGATCCTGCTCATGGCCGACGAAATCCAAACGGGTCTCGGCCGGACGGGGGCGATGTTCGCCTGCGATCACGAGCAGGTCACCCCCGATGTGTACATCCTCGGCAAGGCGCTGTCGGGCGGCATGTATCCGGTCTCGGCGGTCGTCGCCGACGCCGACATCCTGGGCCTCTTCGAGCCCGGCTCCCACGGCAGCACCTACGGTGGCAACCCCCTCGGCTGCGCCGTGGCCTGCGAAGCCCTACAGGTCATCGACGACGAGCAGCTCGTGGAGCGCTCGGCGCGGCTTGGCGCGTGGCTGCTCGGCGAGTTGCGCACGCTCACACACCCCGCGATCAAGGCGGTACGCGGCCGCGGCCTGATGTGCGCCATCGAGCTGCACGAACCCGCGCGCCCGTGGTGCGAGGCGCTGCAGCAGCGCGGGGTGCTGTGCAAGGAGACGCACGGGACGGTGATCCGGCTGTCGCCGCCGCTGGTGATCGCCGAGGAGGATCTGCGCTGGGCTGTCGATCAGCTCCGCGCGGTGTTTGATCGGGTCGCTGACTGCTGA
- a CDS encoding carboxypeptidase-like regulatory domain-containing protein: MRLVPSLVLIASLTLASAARAQNAETLRGRVTSDSGRVISGATVIITRGPDRLIQQGFTNDSGTYRITFENGTGDYLVAIQATGYKPARRRVTRQGSEREFVADFTLSSNVVSLDAVKIAASKPERVYTGVSPSLQDAGSSERFNEGVVGGVPPSMAGNIMTTVSTIPGATMVGGGLSMLGASSASNLTTLNGMAMGAGSVPRAARVNTRVTGATYDATRGGFSGANVDVRLSGGSRDFQNRNIYATFDGPALQATDAIGRALGAPNTNWKLSGGMDGEAIRNALTYNVAVDVSRESRIRPDLTDADPLAYQLSGIALDSVQRIRTLAAQSGLPLAFGSPAGGVRRDALSAIARFDDTRDSARSHSLTLYANESRADNEGVGVLSAPSGGVARLDRAMGGIWSRGHWSGPNFSTYRVSRLNASGTLARTTPYSDRPAVDLLVRTLADATASDAGVASVALGGNGAAASDVWRWTGEANHEFQRNIRGRRHQLRAIAWGRMDALSQEGGGAVNGRYSFASLADLAANRPSSYTRTLVNPDRSGQSWNTAAAVSHTYNPSRFFSLLYGVRLEGNGLLTSPARNGALEQALGLTTGGVSPTVHVSPRVGFSYTFNKSQRNGGGVAMNGYGTWYRYPTGVLRGGIGEFRDLWRPDAVADAAARTGLAGSVLSLTCIGAAVPPGNWSLASSASSPQQCRDGSGPLAERAPSVTLLGRGYDAPRSWRANLDYNATRWQMMVRASALATYDLNQASTIDANFSGVSRFTLANEGNRPVFVSPSAIDAASGAVSAAESRRSAEYGRVGVLQSDLRGRGAQLTIGVGPDRFSRFWRNWPFWGVNYTAQRIDRQVRGFDGAAGGDPRTVEWTPAWSDARHVWLLQAGHQGKFGTLSVFARLQSGLPFTPTVQGDVNGDGRGGDRAFAPNPATTSDAALAAGLRALQTSGSDIAKACLASSIANPLARNGCRGPWTRTLNLTWSPPVDYASKGWRSRVNMTVFANNILSGLDQLFNGSDLRGWGGVATPDATLLIPRGFDATARAFRYDVNPRFGETRPSRTTWREPFRVSIDMQIRLHVDYDVQTLRRVLEPVKMNGRYERRGIDSLMKQYLDETSSIHRAVVSEGDSLFLRPDQITKLRQRDSVFAEGVRAIYRPLAEYLVNVPGGRASAEALAKAKDAKDAYWALFWKQPEIAAELLDSQQIELMSLLKDMLTIPQGKRKGHQYFFGSEVTLKHTVAQVRKD; encoded by the coding sequence GTGCGTCTGGTCCCATCCCTTGTACTCATTGCCTCGCTGACGCTGGCGTCAGCGGCGCGCGCCCAAAATGCCGAAACCCTCCGCGGCCGCGTCACTTCCGACAGCGGCCGCGTGATCAGCGGCGCCACCGTGATCATTACCCGGGGCCCCGATCGGCTCATACAGCAGGGCTTCACGAACGACAGCGGCACCTATCGCATCACCTTCGAGAACGGCACCGGCGACTATCTCGTGGCCATCCAGGCCACCGGCTACAAGCCAGCGCGGCGCCGTGTGACGCGGCAGGGCTCCGAGCGGGAATTCGTGGCCGACTTCACTCTCTCGAGCAATGTGGTGTCGCTGGACGCGGTGAAGATCGCGGCGAGTAAACCGGAACGCGTCTACACCGGTGTGTCGCCAAGCCTGCAGGACGCGGGCTCCAGTGAGCGCTTCAACGAAGGCGTGGTGGGCGGCGTGCCACCCAGCATGGCCGGGAACATCATGACCACCGTCAGTACGATTCCGGGCGCGACCATGGTGGGCGGCGGCCTCTCGATGCTCGGTGCGAGCAGCGCGAGCAATCTCACCACGCTCAACGGCATGGCAATGGGCGCCGGCAGTGTGCCGCGCGCGGCGCGGGTCAACACGCGCGTCACCGGGGCCACGTACGATGCGACGCGCGGTGGGTTTTCCGGCGCCAACGTCGATGTCCGCCTCAGTGGCGGTTCGCGCGATTTTCAGAATCGCAACATCTACGCCACGTTCGACGGCCCGGCACTCCAGGCGACCGACGCGATTGGTCGCGCCCTCGGCGCGCCGAACACCAACTGGAAGCTCTCCGGGGGAATGGATGGGGAGGCCATTCGCAATGCCCTCACCTACAATGTCGCCGTGGATGTGTCGCGTGAATCGCGCATCCGCCCTGATCTGACCGATGCCGATCCGCTCGCCTATCAGCTCTCCGGCATCGCGCTGGACTCCGTGCAGCGCATCCGCACGCTCGCCGCGCAGAGCGGATTGCCGCTCGCATTCGGTAGCCCGGCTGGTGGCGTGCGCCGCGATGCGCTGAGCGCGATCGCCCGTTTCGATGATACGCGCGACTCTGCCCGCTCGCATTCGCTGACGCTCTACGCCAACGAATCGCGTGCTGACAACGAGGGCGTCGGCGTGCTGAGCGCGCCGTCGGGTGGCGTCGCCCGGCTCGATCGCGCGATGGGCGGAATCTGGTCACGGGGGCACTGGAGTGGCCCCAACTTCAGTACGTATCGCGTATCACGCCTCAACGCGAGTGGCACGCTGGCGCGCACGACGCCCTATTCCGATCGACCGGCCGTGGATCTGCTCGTCCGCACGCTTGCCGACGCCACGGCATCGGATGCCGGCGTCGCGTCGGTCGCGCTCGGTGGCAATGGCGCCGCCGCGTCGGATGTGTGGCGCTGGACTGGCGAAGCCAATCACGAGTTCCAGCGCAACATTCGCGGCCGCCGTCATCAGCTGCGCGCGATCGCCTGGGGCCGCATGGACGCCCTCAGCCAAGAAGGTGGCGGGGCGGTGAACGGGCGCTACAGTTTCGCCTCACTCGCGGACCTCGCGGCGAATCGGCCCAGCAGCTACACGCGCACCCTCGTCAACCCGGATCGATCCGGCCAGAGCTGGAACACCGCCGCCGCCGTCTCGCACACCTACAACCCGTCACGGTTCTTTTCCCTGCTCTATGGTGTGCGCCTCGAGGGCAATGGTCTCCTCACGAGCCCCGCTCGCAACGGCGCCCTCGAGCAGGCACTCGGCCTCACCACCGGCGGCGTGTCGCCCACCGTGCACGTGAGCCCGCGCGTCGGTTTCAGCTACACCTTCAACAAGTCGCAGCGCAACGGCGGCGGCGTCGCGATGAATGGCTACGGCACTTGGTACCGCTATCCCACCGGGGTGCTGCGCGGCGGCATTGGTGAGTTTCGTGATCTGTGGCGCCCTGATGCCGTGGCCGATGCCGCCGCGCGGACCGGGCTCGCCGGGAGCGTGCTGTCGCTGACGTGCATTGGCGCGGCGGTACCGCCGGGCAACTGGAGCCTGGCGAGTTCTGCGTCGAGTCCGCAGCAATGCCGTGATGGGAGCGGTCCGCTCGCCGAGCGCGCGCCTTCGGTAACGCTCCTCGGTCGGGGCTACGATGCGCCGCGCAGCTGGCGGGCGAATCTCGACTACAACGCCACGCGCTGGCAAATGATGGTGCGCGCCAGTGCGCTTGCGACGTACGATCTCAATCAGGCGTCCACCATCGACGCCAACTTCAGTGGCGTATCACGCTTCACGCTGGCGAACGAGGGCAACCGGCCGGTGTTCGTGTCGCCCAGTGCCATCGACGCGGCCAGTGGCGCGGTGTCGGCGGCGGAGTCACGCCGGAGCGCCGAGTACGGTCGCGTGGGTGTCCTGCAGTCGGATCTCCGCGGGCGCGGCGCGCAGCTCACGATCGGCGTGGGCCCCGATCGGTTCAGTCGCTTCTGGCGCAATTGGCCATTCTGGGGGGTGAACTACACGGCGCAGCGCATCGATCGACAGGTCCGTGGCTTCGACGGCGCGGCCGGCGGCGATCCCCGCACCGTGGAGTGGACACCAGCGTGGTCGGATGCGCGGCATGTGTGGCTGTTGCAGGCGGGCCATCAGGGCAAGTTCGGCACGCTGTCGGTCTTCGCGCGCCTGCAGAGTGGCCTGCCCTTTACGCCGACGGTCCAAGGCGACGTGAACGGCGATGGCCGCGGCGGCGATCGCGCCTTTGCGCCCAATCCCGCCACCACGAGCGACGCCGCACTCGCGGCGGGGCTGCGCGCCCTGCAGACCAGCGGCAGCGACATCGCCAAGGCGTGTCTCGCCAGCTCGATCGCCAATCCCCTCGCGCGCAACGGCTGCCGCGGCCCCTGGACACGCACGCTCAATCTCACCTGGTCGCCGCCGGTGGACTACGCGAGCAAGGGATGGCGCAGCCGCGTGAACATGACGGTCTTTGCCAACAACATCCTGAGCGGACTCGATCAGCTCTTCAACGGCAGTGACCTGCGCGGCTGGGGCGGCGTGGCCACGCCCGATGCGACGCTGCTCATTCCGCGCGGCTTCGACGCGACGGCCAGAGCGTTCCGCTACGACGTCAATCCGCGTTTCGGCGAAACACGCCCGAGCCGCACCACCTGGCGCGAACCGTTCCGGGTGTCGATCGATATGCAGATCCGTCTGCACGTGGACTACGACGTGCAGACGCTGCGGCGGGTGCTCGAGCCGGTGAAGATGAACGGCCGCTACGAACGCCGCGGCATCGACTCCCTCATGAAACAGTATCTGGACGAGACGAGCAGCATCCATCGTGCCGTAGTCTCCGAAGGCGACTCGCTCTTCCTGCGCCCCGATCAGATTACCAAGCTGCGCCAGCGTGATTCGGTGTTCGCGGAAGGCGTGCGCGCCATCTATCGCCCGCTCGCCGAGTATCTGGTCAACGTCCCCGGTGGACGCGCGAGCGCCGAAGCGCTCGCCAAAGCCAAGGACGCGAAGGACGCCTACTGGGCGCTGTTCTGGAAGCAGCCCGAGATCGCGGCGGAGCTACTCGACTCCCAACAGATCGAGCTCATGTCGCTGCTTAAGGACATGCTGACGATTCCGCAGGGGAAGCGGAAGGGGCACCAGTACTTCTTCGGGAGCGAGGTCACGCTGAAGCACACGGTGGCGCAGGTACGCAAGGACTGA
- a CDS encoding MFS transporter → MTTSHSTSRGLLAWWHEGTPAAQRALIAAALGWALDAFDVMLFSLTLAAVIKELGLTKVQAGVLGSITLLGGAVGGLFFGWVADKFGRTRALMGSVLLYSCFTALCGLSQTFWQFAAFRALLGLGMGGEWASGAALVSEWWPTHVRGRALAWMQSAWAIGFGAAALTVSVVLPRFGWRAVFFVGVLPALLVLWVRRNVEEPERWVALKVTEKMGVASAAARASVFDIFRGKMLGRTSAVTFMNACTLFGWWGMNSWIPAYLSLPTEQGGLGMSAATGPRFVAFMQLGMWLGYITFGYISDVFSRKRVYVTYLVGASLLLPLYGSLTNPVFLLLLGPFVAFFGTGFYSGFGAVTAELYPTAIRASAQGFTYNIGRIASAAAPFTVGSLATSQGFSVAFAVAGAAYLLAALTWSVIPNTQGAQLD, encoded by the coding sequence GTGACGACCTCTCATTCCACTTCCCGCGGCCTGCTCGCCTGGTGGCACGAAGGCACGCCGGCGGCGCAACGGGCGCTCATAGCGGCCGCGCTGGGCTGGGCACTCGACGCCTTCGACGTGATGCTCTTCTCGCTCACGTTGGCCGCCGTCATCAAGGAACTGGGCCTCACCAAGGTCCAGGCCGGTGTGCTGGGCTCCATTACGCTGCTGGGAGGCGCGGTCGGTGGCCTCTTCTTCGGCTGGGTGGCCGACAAGTTCGGCCGCACGCGCGCGCTCATGGGCAGCGTGCTGCTCTACTCGTGCTTCACCGCGCTCTGCGGCCTGTCGCAGACCTTCTGGCAGTTCGCCGCCTTCCGCGCGCTGCTGGGGCTCGGCATGGGCGGTGAGTGGGCCAGCGGCGCCGCGCTCGTCAGTGAATGGTGGCCCACGCATGTCCGCGGCCGCGCGCTGGCGTGGATGCAGAGCGCGTGGGCCATTGGCTTTGGGGCGGCGGCGCTCACGGTGAGCGTGGTGCTTCCCCGCTTTGGCTGGCGCGCCGTGTTCTTCGTGGGCGTGCTCCCCGCGCTGCTCGTGCTGTGGGTGCGCCGCAACGTCGAAGAACCCGAGCGGTGGGTGGCGCTCAAGGTCACGGAAAAGATGGGCGTCGCATCGGCCGCGGCGCGCGCGAGCGTGTTCGACATCTTCCGCGGAAAGATGCTGGGCCGCACCAGCGCGGTGACGTTCATGAACGCCTGCACGCTCTTTGGCTGGTGGGGGATGAACAGCTGGATCCCAGCGTACCTCTCGCTCCCCACCGAGCAGGGCGGCCTGGGCATGAGCGCCGCCACCGGCCCGCGCTTCGTGGCCTTCATGCAGCTCGGCATGTGGCTCGGCTACATCACGTTCGGTTACATCAGCGATGTCTTCAGTCGCAAGCGGGTCTACGTGACGTACCTCGTGGGCGCGAGTCTGCTGCTGCCGCTCTACGGTTCACTGACGAACCCGGTCTTCCTGTTGCTCCTCGGCCCGTTTGTGGCGTTCTTCGGTACGGGCTTTTACAGCGGCTTTGGTGCGGTGACGGCCGAGCTCTACCCCACCGCCATTCGCGCGAGCGCCCAGGGGTTCACGTACAACATCGGGCGCATCGCGAGCGCCGCCGCGCCGTTCACGGTGGGGTCGCTGGCAACGAGCCAGGGGTTCAGCGTGGCGTTCGCGGTGGCGGGCGCCGCGTACTTGCTTGCGGCCCTCACGTGGAGCGTGATTCCGAATACGCAGGGCGCCCAGCTGGACTGA
- a CDS encoding DUF3500 domain-containing protein, with translation MRTMWAARYSGGAAMWLVLASGACGGTSSTATTAIAPSITTQPTAVSAAVGSAASFSVSASGSAPLSYQWRKDGSAVSGATGATYAIAAVATSQAGSYDVVVSNSAGSVTSSAATLTVTGGSSAPTIVTAPVSQSVAVGSSVTFSVTASGTAPLTYQWRKNSSAIGGATGTTYTIVSAATTDAGNYDVVVSNSAGSTTSAVASLTVTTSSGSGLSAQATAAANAFLATLSTSQQTTAKIDFSVASARRWSNLPAALSARNGISWGSLSTTQQAAARTLITTALSTAGNTLHVGMQAADDYLAANGGGSSYGNGQFYLVILGTPSASSFWMLQLTGHHLTFNLAFNGTYKSPTPLFLGVEPKGAFTQGGVSYDPMLAQRTAMAALGTALVAYPATKLTGTYADLLFGANGSGGIDNTCPRAYASVTERGALYTTLSAADQTLVQAVITAYVNTQANEYANELLGNYLSATSLASTYVAYAGSGTVTTNGNYFRIDGPRVWIEFSVQRGIIFNSDIHFHTIWRDKVGDYGGACQ, from the coding sequence ATGCGTACGATGTGGGCGGCCCGCTATTCAGGTGGCGCCGCGATGTGGCTGGTCTTGGCGAGTGGTGCTTGTGGTGGCACGAGTAGCACAGCAACCACGGCGATCGCGCCCTCGATTACGACGCAGCCGACCGCGGTGTCGGCCGCCGTCGGCAGCGCCGCGAGCTTCAGCGTGAGCGCCTCGGGGAGCGCGCCGCTCAGCTATCAGTGGCGCAAGGATGGAAGCGCGGTCAGTGGCGCGACTGGCGCGACGTATGCGATCGCCGCCGTGGCCACCAGCCAGGCCGGCAGCTACGACGTGGTGGTGAGCAACAGCGCCGGCAGTGTCACGAGCAGCGCGGCCACCCTCACCGTCACCGGCGGGTCGAGCGCGCCCACGATCGTGACGGCCCCGGTCTCACAATCAGTGGCGGTGGGCTCCTCCGTTACGTTCAGCGTCACGGCCAGCGGGACGGCACCGCTCACGTATCAATGGCGCAAGAACAGCAGCGCGATCGGTGGCGCCACCGGCACGACGTATACCATCGTCAGCGCGGCCACCACCGACGCCGGCAACTATGACGTCGTGGTGTCGAACAGCGCCGGCAGCACCACCAGCGCAGTGGCGAGCCTCACGGTCACGACGAGCAGCGGCAGCGGCTTGAGTGCGCAGGCCACCGCGGCAGCGAATGCGTTCCTCGCCACGCTGAGCACGAGCCAGCAGACGACCGCCAAGATCGACTTCAGTGTGGCCTCGGCGCGGCGCTGGTCCAACCTGCCTGCGGCACTCTCGGCCCGGAACGGCATCAGCTGGGGCAGCCTCTCCACCACCCAGCAAGCCGCGGCCCGCACGCTCATCACAACGGCCCTCAGCACCGCCGGCAACACGTTGCATGTGGGGATGCAGGCGGCCGATGACTACCTCGCCGCGAACGGCGGTGGGAGCTCCTATGGCAATGGTCAGTTCTACCTCGTCATTCTGGGCACACCATCGGCCAGCAGCTTCTGGATGCTGCAACTCACCGGGCATCACCTCACGTTCAATCTCGCCTTCAACGGGACCTACAAGAGCCCGACCCCGCTCTTCCTGGGTGTCGAGCCGAAGGGAGCCTTCACGCAGGGCGGTGTGAGCTACGATCCGATGCTTGCGCAGCGAACGGCGATGGCCGCACTGGGCACGGCCCTGGTGGCGTATCCGGCGACCAAGCTGACCGGGACCTACGCCGATCTGCTCTTCGGCGCGAATGGCAGCGGCGGCATCGACAACACCTGCCCGCGCGCCTACGCCAGCGTGACGGAGCGCGGTGCGCTCTACACCACGCTCTCCGCCGCGGATCAGACGCTGGTGCAGGCGGTGATCACCGCCTACGTCAACACCCAGGCCAACGAATACGCCAACGAACTGCTGGGCAACTATCTGAGCGCCACGTCGCTCGCCAGCACATACGTGGCCTATGCTGGCAGCGGCACCGTGACCACCAACGGCAACTACTTCCGCATCGACGGGCCACGCGTGTGGATCGAGTTCTCGGTGCAGCGCGGGATCATCTTCAACAGCGACATCCATTTCCATACCATCTGGCGCGACAAGGTCGGGGATTATGGTGGCGCCTGTCAGTAA